The following proteins come from a genomic window of Stigmatopora nigra isolate UIUO_SnigA chromosome 9, RoL_Snig_1.1, whole genome shotgun sequence:
- the prkag2b gene encoding 5'-AMP-activated protein kinase subunit gamma-1 isoform X1, producing the protein MGSTVMDPGKGGSKKLPKRKRSLRINMPDFSPFASPQVETSCSARSPKTGENRIRSASQSRGESASNMPTSPCPQLALLQSKSSWGSPKSIFPSSCSQNSPSKSPRRLSFSGIFRSSPGSNGASIKIFSRTRRASGVSTPPTTPTQSSNQALFIQEVQQAGPSPERSWERSRPRSVSTPLDTGQRLGLSFTKPPKPSSSPLPVHSTSHQVSGLFGGMLEKLELDDDAAEPESDIYMRFMKSHKCYDIVPTSSKLVVFDTALQVKKAFFALVANGVRAAPLWDTEKQSFVGMLTITDFIIILHRYYKSPMVQIYELEEHKLETWREVYLQATFKPLVNISPDASLFDAVYTLIKNKIHRLPVIDPVTGNALYILTHKRILKFLQLFMCEMPKPAFMKQTLGELGIGTYQDIAFINPYTPIIKALNIFVERRVSALPVVDESGKVVDIYSKFDVINLAAEKTYNNLDITVTQALKHRSQYFEGVMKCHKMETMETIVDRIVKAEVHRLVVVDERSRIEGIVSLSDILQALVLSPADSCKEENLTE; encoded by the exons GACTTTTCGCCATTTGCTTCTCCTCAGGTGGAAACGAGTTGTTCAGCTAGAAGCCCAAAGACG ggGGAGAATCGCATCCGTTCCGCCAGCCAATCAAGAGGAGAATCGGCCTCTAACATGCCGACGTCGCCGTGTCCACAGTTGGCCCTGTTGCAGTCCAAGTCCAGCTGGGGCTCCCCAAAGAGCATCTTCCCTTCTTCTTGCTCTCAGAATTCTCCATCCAAATCCCCCCGCCGCCTGAGCTTCAGCGGCATCTTCCGCTCATCGCCTGGGAGCAACGGAGCTAGCATCAAGATATTTTCCAGAACTCGCAGAG cctcTGGTGTCTCCACACCGCCCACCACCCCAACGCAGTCCTCCAATCAGGCTTTGTTCATCCAGGAGGTCCAACAGGCCGGCCCTAGCCCAGAACGCTCATGGGAGAGGTCCCGCCCTCGCTCTGTGTCCACGCCTCTGGACACAGGACAGCGCCTCGGTCTTTCCTTCACCAAACCCCCAAAACCATCCTCAAGTCCTCTGCCGGTTCATTCTACCTCGCATCAG gtgTCCGGTTTATTCGGAGGCATGCTGGAGAAACTTGAACTTGACGATGATG CTGCTGAGCCTGAGAGTGATATTTACATGCGCTTTATGAAATCACACAAGTGCTACGACATTGTGCCAACCAGCTCCAAGCTGGTCGTGTTCGACACAGCTCTCCAA GTTAAGAAAGCCTTCTTTGCTCTGGTTGCCAATGGCGTACGAGCGGCTCCACTGTGGGACACGGAGAAGCAAAGCTTTGTAG GAATGCTGACAATCACAGACTTCATCATCATCCTTCACAGATACTACAAGTCACCAATG GTGCAAATATATGAGCTGGAAGAACATAAGCTTGAGACGTGGAGAG AGGTTTACCTTCAAGCAACATTCAAGCCTCTTGTCAACATATCACCTGATGCAAG CCTTTTCGACGCCGTGTACACTCTcatcaaaaacaaaattcacCGCCTGCCTGTCATCGACCCGGTCACCGGGAACGCACTTTATATTCTCACGCACAAGAGGATCCTCAAGTTCCTCCAGCTCTTT ATGTGTGAGATGCCGAAGCCAGCTTTTATGAAGCAAACCCTGGGGGAGTTGGGTATTGGTACGTACCAGGACATTGCCTTCATCAACCCCTACACGCCCATCATCAAAGCCCTCAACATCTTTGTGGAGAGAAGAGTGTCTGCGTTGCCTGTGGTCGATGAGTCAG GCAAAGTGGTGGACATCTACTCCAAGTTTGACGTCATC AACCTGGCGGCCGAGAAGACCTACAACAACCTGGACATCACGGTGACCCAAGCCCTCAAGCATCGCTCCCAATACTTTGAAGGAGTCATGAAGTGCCATAAAATGGAAACAATGGAAACCATTGTGGACAGAATTGTCAAAGCAGAA GTACATCGCTTGGTGGTGGTGGATGAGCGTTCAAGAATCGAGGGCATCGTCTCGCTGTCGGACATCCTCCAGGCGCTGGTGCTCAGTCCGGCAG ACAGCTGCAAGGAGGAGAACCTGACCGAGTGA
- the prkag2b gene encoding 5'-AMP-activated protein kinase subunit gamma-1 isoform X2, which yields MKRFGSLRRSKKRKEKDGLDGRRQSEASCLSASGVSTPPTTPTQSSNQALFIQEVQQAGPSPERSWERSRPRSVSTPLDTGQRLGLSFTKPPKPSSSPLPVHSTSHQVSGLFGGMLEKLELDDDAAEPESDIYMRFMKSHKCYDIVPTSSKLVVFDTALQVKKAFFALVANGVRAAPLWDTEKQSFVGMLTITDFIIILHRYYKSPMVQIYELEEHKLETWREVYLQATFKPLVNISPDASLFDAVYTLIKNKIHRLPVIDPVTGNALYILTHKRILKFLQLFMCEMPKPAFMKQTLGELGIGTYQDIAFINPYTPIIKALNIFVERRVSALPVVDESGKVVDIYSKFDVINLAAEKTYNNLDITVTQALKHRSQYFEGVMKCHKMETMETIVDRIVKAEVHRLVVVDERSRIEGIVSLSDILQALVLSPADSCKEENLTE from the exons ATGAAGAGGTTCGGCAGCCTGAGGAGGAGCAAGAAACGGAAGGAGAAAGATGGTCTTGATGGGAGGCGGCAGTCTGAGGCGTCCTGCCTGTCGG cctcTGGTGTCTCCACACCGCCCACCACCCCAACGCAGTCCTCCAATCAGGCTTTGTTCATCCAGGAGGTCCAACAGGCCGGCCCTAGCCCAGAACGCTCATGGGAGAGGTCCCGCCCTCGCTCTGTGTCCACGCCTCTGGACACAGGACAGCGCCTCGGTCTTTCCTTCACCAAACCCCCAAAACCATCCTCAAGTCCTCTGCCGGTTCATTCTACCTCGCATCAG gtgTCCGGTTTATTCGGAGGCATGCTGGAGAAACTTGAACTTGACGATGATG CTGCTGAGCCTGAGAGTGATATTTACATGCGCTTTATGAAATCACACAAGTGCTACGACATTGTGCCAACCAGCTCCAAGCTGGTCGTGTTCGACACAGCTCTCCAA GTTAAGAAAGCCTTCTTTGCTCTGGTTGCCAATGGCGTACGAGCGGCTCCACTGTGGGACACGGAGAAGCAAAGCTTTGTAG GAATGCTGACAATCACAGACTTCATCATCATCCTTCACAGATACTACAAGTCACCAATG GTGCAAATATATGAGCTGGAAGAACATAAGCTTGAGACGTGGAGAG AGGTTTACCTTCAAGCAACATTCAAGCCTCTTGTCAACATATCACCTGATGCAAG CCTTTTCGACGCCGTGTACACTCTcatcaaaaacaaaattcacCGCCTGCCTGTCATCGACCCGGTCACCGGGAACGCACTTTATATTCTCACGCACAAGAGGATCCTCAAGTTCCTCCAGCTCTTT ATGTGTGAGATGCCGAAGCCAGCTTTTATGAAGCAAACCCTGGGGGAGTTGGGTATTGGTACGTACCAGGACATTGCCTTCATCAACCCCTACACGCCCATCATCAAAGCCCTCAACATCTTTGTGGAGAGAAGAGTGTCTGCGTTGCCTGTGGTCGATGAGTCAG GCAAAGTGGTGGACATCTACTCCAAGTTTGACGTCATC AACCTGGCGGCCGAGAAGACCTACAACAACCTGGACATCACGGTGACCCAAGCCCTCAAGCATCGCTCCCAATACTTTGAAGGAGTCATGAAGTGCCATAAAATGGAAACAATGGAAACCATTGTGGACAGAATTGTCAAAGCAGAA GTACATCGCTTGGTGGTGGTGGATGAGCGTTCAAGAATCGAGGGCATCGTCTCGCTGTCGGACATCCTCCAGGCGCTGGTGCTCAGTCCGGCAG ACAGCTGCAAGGAGGAGAACCTGACCGAGTGA